The DNA window CCGAAGAAGTGCCCTACACCGTCTGCCGTAACGTTTACGAAGACCAAGAGTACGACTACACCGTGACCGTCTGCTCGCCCGAAGAACGCACCCGTTCGGTCGAAGTTTGCAACTACGTTCAGGAAGAACGCACCCGCACCAACAAGGTGTGCCGTATGGTCAACGAGACCCGCACCCGCACCGTCAAGGTCTGCAGCTACACGACCGAAACCCGCACCCGCACCAGCAAAGTTTGCTCGTACAACCACGAAACTCGCACCCGCGAGATTCCGTACACCGTGTGCGTGCCCCAGACCCAGACCCGTACCGTCAATGTGACGCACTACGATCGCGTTCCCGAAACCCACACGAGCACCTACACCGTTTGCGTGCCGCACCAGGTTGAGAAGCAAATCGAAGTCCAGGTTTGCAAAATGGTCCCCCACACCGTCAGCGTTCCCGTCTCGTGCGGTAGCAGCTGTGGTGGTTGCTCCTCGTCGTACGGCGGCTGCGGCGGTTGCGCCTCGAGCTGCGGCGGCTGTGGCAGCTGTGGTGGTGGTTGCCACTAGTTTGGCATAAAGTTTCTACGCTGAACGGGCTTCGGCTGGCAGCGTAGAGCCAACAAGTATCACAGGCCGGAACGTACTCAGGCGTTCCGGCCTGTTTCATTGCGTCACCCGGCTGCCGCTGTCCAGAAACGCTGTCTGCGCCTGCAGGACGGCCCAGGTCGCGCAACCGCTGGCGGCTTCGCAGCGCAACAGGCGGTCTACCGGAGCAGATTCTGCTTGCTCTGGAGCAAGGACTACGCCACCATGACGGCTGTCCTTCACCTTGCCGGGGAGTCCTCAACATGCGCCGGATATGGTACTTCTGTTTTCTTCTGCTCGCAGGCTGCTGCCCGATTGTCAGTCTCCACGCGGCCCAGCCGGTGATAATCGATACCGATATCGGCTCCGCTGTGGATGACGCCTTTGCCCTGGGTCTGGCTTTGGCGTCGCCCGAACTGGAGATCCGCGGCATCACCACCTGCGGCGCCCAGGCGGGTGATCGCGCCTGGCTGGTCTGCCGATTCTTGACCCACCTGGACCGCCATTCGATTCCGGTTGCGGCGGGGACCGATCCCCAGCCCGACTACCCGCTGGACTGGCAGATCCAGTATCGACGCCATCCCGCCGTCGTGTGGAATCGGACCGCCAAACCGCTCGCCGCCGCGGCGCCCGACTTTATCTACCAGCAGCTCCAGGCCGACCCGGGCAATGTCACCCTGCTTTGCCTGGGGCCGCTCACCAACATTGCAAAACTGTTCCAGCAACATCCCGATGCGATCGGCATGGTCAAGCAGGTCGTGCTGATGGGCGGTGCGTTAGAGATCGGCTACGAAGGGAAAGGCCCCGCGACGGCAGAGTGGAATATCCATGCCGATATCCGTTCCGCCCAGGCCGTGTTTACGGCCGGAGCGCCGCTGCTGGTCGCTCCGCTGGACGCTTCGATTGGCCTGCAGCCGACCGCTGCGCAGCGGGAGCAGTTGTTCGCCCATTGCTCGCCGTTGACCTTCCAGGTGCAGTCGCTGTACGAGCTGAGCGACGAGCCGTCGCCGACCTTGTACGACTGGCTGGCCGTCGCCCTGGCGGTTGACCCGCGATTGGCGCAGCTCAAGCCGCTGCATCTGGTCGTCACGGATAAAGGCGTCACCCAGGCGAAAGAGGGCAAAGCAAACGCCCGGGTCGCCGAGGCTGCCGATGCTTCCCGTCTGCTCGACTGGGGTCTGAAACGGCTTCTGGGTTACGACAAGACGCGGCTGCCCCTGCCGCCGGAAAACGCTTCCTCCCTGATTGCCGCGGGCCCGCTGCCGGCTCGCGTGCATACGTTTGAAGACTACGATACCGATATTGAAAAACGCTGGTGGATGACCGGCATGCTGGAGATCGACAAGGCGCCGCCGGGCCGCGGCCGCGCGCAACGGGCCGTGTTGACCCAGGACTTCGACGGCAAGAACGGAGACCTGGCGACCAGTTACCGCGCCGTGATTTTCAATCCCGTGCCGGGTCCGCCGATGGGCCCGCAGACCCGTCTCGCGTTTCGCTATCACCTGCACGGAACGGATACCTTACGGGTGCAACTGTTCAGCCTGTCAAACGGC is part of the Lignipirellula cremea genome and encodes:
- a CDS encoding nucleoside hydrolase; the protein is MRRIWYFCFLLLAGCCPIVSLHAAQPVIIDTDIGSAVDDAFALGLALASPELEIRGITTCGAQAGDRAWLVCRFLTHLDRHSIPVAAGTDPQPDYPLDWQIQYRRHPAVVWNRTAKPLAAAAPDFIYQQLQADPGNVTLLCLGPLTNIAKLFQQHPDAIGMVKQVVLMGGALEIGYEGKGPATAEWNIHADIRSAQAVFTAGAPLLVAPLDASIGLQPTAAQREQLFAHCSPLTFQVQSLYELSDEPSPTLYDWLAVALAVDPRLAQLKPLHLVVTDKGVTQAKEGKANARVAEAADASRLLDWGLKRLLGYDKTRLPLPPENASSLIAAGPLPARVHTFEDYDTDIEKRWWMTGMLEIDKAPPGRGRAQRAVLTQDFDGKNGDLATSYRAVIFNPVPGPPMGPQTRLAFRYHLHGTDTLRVQLFSLSNGYHRYLAVSGLQQDAWATAAVDLTAMRKPNGEGGPLAENERIDDIQFYIDPRAELLIDDIVLYEAAAPDERRPFPDRILFTGGFDTGKQGAEWPGDFEIAAHASPRTWRYARSVDQNGQAVIRLNLRGQRAGAERLRLRFDYWASAAAKLDVSLHNQAEPAGYRAASITLPAQTWGVAYGDFAAESADDPATVDELLFRLPAGVELRLDNVLLYVPGK